One genomic window of Coffea eugenioides isolate CCC68of chromosome 1, Ceug_1.0, whole genome shotgun sequence includes the following:
- the LOC113772154 gene encoding uncharacterized protein LOC113772154, with protein sequence MPRSFRTGKLVYDPEVEKAARRRRQETNRRKEGQLFSANESVEDEVSMANTQTLRELAAPELTHQPLCITFLSLAENIAFELKSGLIHLLPSFHGLSGEEPHKHIKEFEVFALVQLKKKFLKKFFPASRAASLRKEICSIKQYLGKFLYEYWERFNKLCTRCPQHKISEQLLIQYFYEGLQSTDRSIIDAASGGALANKTPREAWELIEAMVENSQQFGFRESNPTRMVNEVESTSIQQQLSELTSVVRQLALGNVPQVKACGICTNMGHHTDSCPMLKEDGAEQVNMAGGVPAPRRPYDPYSNTYNPGWRDHPNFNYGNRPQNAFSSRPPRFQQSWQQKSQPSASNSRSSLEEIVKSLATTTTQLQQETRTLVTTTA encoded by the exons atgccccgttcttTTCGCACAGGTAAATTGGTATACGACCCTGAAGTTGAGAAGGCAGCGCGTAGGCGGAGGCAAGAAACCAATAGACGTAAAGAAGGGCAATTATTTAGTGCAAACGAGTCAGTGGAAGACGAAGTAAGCATGGCCAACACCCAAACATTAAGGGAGCTGGCTGCCCCGGAGCTGACTCACCAGCCCTTATGCATCACATTCCTCTCTTTGGCGGAGAATATTGCTTTCGAACTAAAGTCGGGGTTGATTCACCTCTTACCCTCTTTCCATGGGCTATCTGGCGAAGAACCCCACAAGCACATTAAGGAGTTCGAGGTGTTTGCTTTA GtacagttgaaaaagaagtttttgaaaaaattcttccctgcatCCCGGGCTGCGAGTTTGAGGAAGGAAATCTGCAGCATTAAACAGTATCTCGGGAAGTTCTTGTATGAATATTGGGAAAGGTTTaacaagttgtgcactagatgcccgcagcataaaattagtgaacaactgttAATCCAATACTTCTATGAAGGACTCCAATCAACTGATAGGAGTATCATTGACGCTGCGAGTGGGGGAGCACTGGCAAACAAGACACCAAGGGAAGCGTGGGAGCTTATCGAAGCCATGGTAGAGAATTCTCAACAGTTTGGCTTCCGTGAGAGTAACCCTACTCGCATGGTTAATGAGGTGGAGTCAACATCTATTCAGCAACAGTTGTCGGAGCTCACATCCGTTGTTCGACAATTGGCTTTGGGAAATGTGCCCCAAGTAAAGGCCTGTGGAATCTGCACAAATATGGGCCACCATACTGACTCATGCCCTATGTTGAAAGAGGATGGGGCTGAACAAGTGAACATGGccggaggcgtgcccgcgcctCGTAGACCGTATGACCCATACTCCAACACATACAACCCGGGTTGGAGAGATCACCCCAATTTCAACTATGGTAATAGGCCACAAAATGCATTCTCAAGTCGTCCACCAAGATTTCAGCAATCTTGGCAACAGAAGTCCCAACCCTCGGCCTCAAACTCAAGAAGTTCTTTGGAGGAGATTGTCAAGAGTTTGGCCACAACTACCACTCAGCTCCAGCAGGAGACTAGGACCTTAGTCACGACCACTGCTTAA